One window of the Triticum dicoccoides isolate Atlit2015 ecotype Zavitan chromosome 3B, WEW_v2.0, whole genome shotgun sequence genome contains the following:
- the LOC119280998 gene encoding aspartic proteinase CDR1-like, which yields MPRTMVSRALLLAAVVLTAQLCACTAYAVSGGDGFSVEFIHRDSVRSPFHDPTLTAPARVLEAVRRSAARAAALSRYYVRVDAPSADGGVVSEVTSRSSEYLMAVNIGTPPTPMVAIADTGSDLIWLNCSYGGDGPGLAAARDADAQSPGVQFDPSKSTTFSLVDCDSGACGELPDAACGTDSKCRYSYSGDGSHTSGLLSTETFTFADAPGARGDGTTRVAHVNFGCSTTFVGTFIGDGLVGLGGGDLSLVSQLGADTSLGRRFSYCLVPYSVMASSALNFGPRATVTDPGAATTPLIPSQVKAYYTVELRSVKVGDKTFAAPDQSPVIVDSGTTLTYLPEALLDPLVKELTRRIKLPPAQSPEKFLPLCFDVSRVREGQVAAMIPDVTLGLGGSVAVTLKAENTFVEVQEGILCLAVAAMSEQLPASIIGNIAQQNMHVGYDLDKGTVTFAPADCASSYPAPSPSGSV from the coding sequence ATGCCTCGGACGATGGTATCCCGCGCTCTCCtgctcgccgccgtcgtcctgACGGCCCAGCTGTGCGCGTGCACGGCGTACGCCGTCAGCGGAGGCGATGGGTTTAGCGTGGAGTTCATCCACCGTGACTCGGTCAGGTCGCCGTTCCACGACCCGACGCTCACCGCGCCTGCCCGCGTGCTCGAGGCCGTGCGGCGGTCCGCGGCTCGCGCCGCGGCGCTCTCGCGCTACTACGTCCGCGTCGACGCGCCCTCAGCTGACGGCGGCGTCGTGTCCGAGGTCACGTCCAGGTCGTCCGAATACCTGATGGCCGTGAACATAGGCACGCCGCCCACTCCTATGGTCGCCATCGCCGACACCGGCAGCGACCTCATCTGGCTCAATTGCAGCTACGGAGGCGACGGTCCTGGTCTAGCGGCCGCCCGTGACGCGGACGCGCAGTCGCCGGGCGTCCAGTTCGACCCCTCCAAATCGACGACGTTCAGCCTCGTGGACTGTGACTCCGGCGCGTGCGGCGAGCTGCCCGACGCAGCCTGTGGCACCGACTCCAAGTGCAGGTACTCATACTCCGGCGACGGCTCCCACACAAGCGGCCTCCTCTCCACAGAGACCTTCACCTTCGCCGACGCCCCGGGCGCCCGCGGCGATGGGACGACGCGCGTGGCCCACGTCAACTTCGGCTGCTCCACGACCTTCGTCGGCACGTTCATCGGGGACGGCCTcgtcggcctcggcggcggcgaccTCTCCCTCGTCAGTCAGCTCGGCGCAGACACCTCGCTGGGCCGGAGGTTCTCCTACTGCCTCGTGCCCTACTCCGTCATGGCCTCCTCCGCGCTCAACTTCGGCCCCCGGGCCACCGTCACGGATCCGGGCGCGGCGACGACGCCGCTGATCCCATCCCAAGTGAAGGCATACTACACCGTCGAGCTCCGGTCCGTCAAGGTCGGGGACAAGACCTTCGCGGCGCCGGACCAGTCCCCCGTCATCGTCGACTCCGGCACGACGCTCACATACCTCCCGGAGGCGCTTTTAGACCCACTTGTGAAGGAGCTGACACGGCGGATCAAGCTCCCGCCTGCCCAGTCGCCAGAAAAGTTCCTGCCGCTGTGCTTCGACGTGAGCAGGGTGCGGGAGGGGCAGGTTGCGGCCATGATCCCTGACGTGACGCTGGGGCTGGGCGGCAGCGTTGCGGTCACGCTGAAGGCGGAGAACACGTTCGTGGAGGTGCAGGAGGGGATCCTGTGCTTGGCGGTGGCGGCGATGTCGGAGCAGTTACCGGCGTCGATCATCGGGAACATCGCCCAGCAGAACATGCACGTTGGGTATGATCTCGACAAGGGCACCGTGACCTTCGCCCCAGCAGACTGCGCGAGTTCCTACCCCGCCCCCTCACCCTCCGGTTCTGTGTAG